A genomic region of Mycolicibacterium poriferae contains the following coding sequences:
- a CDS encoding peptidase, with protein MDFGSGRAIEIAPFHSRGSLKGFVVSGRWPDSTKEWAQLLMAAVRVASLPGLLSTTTIFGVREELPEEPEPGTVGLVLAEGTVVGDAAVGPGHFAQRQPPALMMLHPPSETTPSLPECNGAASGCVLLPGLPHLGLEHRAAWVEAESDGTVTSMVSRVGVDPISHPDTAILAMLLAA; from the coding sequence ATGGATTTCGGGTCCGGACGGGCGATCGAGATCGCCCCGTTCCATTCGCGCGGGTCTCTCAAGGGTTTCGTGGTGTCCGGGCGGTGGCCGGACTCGACCAAGGAGTGGGCACAACTTCTGATGGCCGCGGTGCGGGTTGCCTCGCTACCCGGGTTGCTCTCCACCACAACGATTTTCGGGGTGCGCGAGGAACTTCCCGAGGAACCCGAACCCGGCACCGTCGGGCTCGTTCTCGCCGAGGGCACCGTGGTCGGCGATGCCGCGGTCGGCCCGGGCCATTTCGCCCAGCGCCAGCCGCCGGCGTTGATGATGCTGCATCCACCTTCCGAGACGACACCCTCACTGCCGGAGTGCAACGGCGCCGCCTCGGGGTGTGTGCTGCTGCCCGGGCTGCCTCATCTGGGTCTGGAGCACCGTGCGGCGTGGGTGGAGGCCGAGTCGGACGGCACCGTCACATCGATGGTCAGCCGGGTCGGTGTCGACCCCATCAGCCACCCCGACACCGCCATCCTGGCGATGCTGCTCGCCGCCTGA
- a CDS encoding TMEM165/GDT1 family protein translates to MFTAVLVSVAVVFVAELGDKSQLITMTYSLRHRWWVVLSGVGIAALLVHGLSVAIGHFLGMTLPQRPIAVAASLAFLMFAIWTWRDARRDEDDEEPRVAEPRFVVFAIVSSFVLAELGDKTMLATVALASDRNWAGVWIGATIGMVAADGVAIVVGRLMHKRLPERFLHYLASVLFLIFGLFMFVNGVLGLPGLATAVAAATGGIAALVAVTAWIRRRRTAAESAPEPAAVDADAAAARDATGY, encoded by the coding sequence GTGTTCACCGCAGTCCTGGTCAGTGTGGCCGTCGTGTTCGTCGCCGAGCTCGGTGACAAATCCCAGCTGATCACCATGACGTACTCGCTGCGTCACCGGTGGTGGGTGGTGCTCTCCGGAGTCGGCATCGCCGCGCTTCTCGTGCACGGCCTGTCGGTGGCCATCGGCCACTTTCTCGGCATGACCCTGCCGCAGCGCCCGATCGCGGTCGCCGCGTCGCTGGCCTTCCTGATGTTCGCGATCTGGACCTGGCGCGATGCCCGCCGCGATGAGGACGACGAGGAGCCCCGGGTCGCCGAACCCCGGTTCGTGGTGTTCGCCATCGTGTCCTCGTTCGTCCTGGCCGAGCTCGGGGACAAGACGATGCTGGCGACGGTCGCGCTGGCCAGCGACCGCAACTGGGCCGGCGTCTGGATCGGCGCCACGATCGGGATGGTGGCCGCCGACGGGGTCGCCATCGTGGTCGGACGGTTGATGCACAAGCGGCTGCCCGAGCGGTTCCTGCACTACCTGGCCAGCGTGCTGTTCCTGATCTTCGGGCTGTTCATGTTCGTCAACGGCGTGCTGGGGCTGCCAGGGTTGGCGACCGCTGTGGCCGCCGCCACCGGAGGTATCGCCGCGCTGGTGGCCGTGACGGCGTGGATCCGGCGTCGGCGGACCGCCGCAGAGTCGGCGCCGGAGCCTGCCGCGGTGGACGCCGACGCCGCCGCCGCCCGCGATGCCACTGGCTACTGA
- a CDS encoding glycerophosphodiester phosphodiesterase: MSPGPTVGNHPFVVAHRGASADRPEHTRAAYERALAEGADGVECDVRLTRDGHLVCVHDRRLDRTSTGSGLVSEMTLAELRNLDYGSWHPSWRADGSHGDTGLLTLDDLVSLVLDWNRPVKMFIETKHPVRYGALVESKVLALLHRYGIASPASADLSRAVVMSFSAAAVWRIRRAAPLLPTVLLGDTSRYLGGSAATTVGATAVGPSIATLREHPELVDRAAAQGRALYCWTVDHYEDVQYCRDLGVAWVATNHPGRTKTWLQNGLTGAGRD, translated from the coding sequence ATGAGCCCGGGCCCGACGGTCGGCAACCATCCGTTCGTGGTGGCGCACCGCGGCGCGTCAGCTGACCGCCCCGAACACACGCGCGCGGCGTACGAGCGCGCCCTGGCAGAAGGGGCCGACGGCGTCGAGTGTGATGTCCGGCTGACCAGGGACGGGCACCTGGTGTGCGTCCACGACCGTCGCCTGGACCGGACCTCGACCGGGAGCGGGCTGGTCAGCGAGATGACGCTGGCCGAACTGCGGAACCTGGACTACGGCTCGTGGCACCCGAGCTGGCGTGCGGACGGCAGTCACGGGGACACGGGGCTGCTCACCCTCGACGACCTGGTCTCGTTGGTGCTGGACTGGAACCGCCCCGTGAAGATGTTCATCGAGACCAAGCACCCCGTCCGCTACGGCGCGCTGGTCGAGAGCAAGGTGCTGGCCCTGCTGCATCGTTACGGCATCGCCTCACCCGCGTCGGCGGATCTCTCCCGTGCGGTGGTGATGTCGTTTTCTGCCGCGGCGGTGTGGCGGATCCGCCGCGCGGCGCCGCTACTGCCGACCGTCCTGCTCGGCGACACCTCCCGCTATCTGGGGGGCAGCGCAGCGACGACGGTCGGCGCCACCGCCGTCGGACCGTCGATCGCGACGCTGCGTGAGCATCCCGAACTGGTCGATCGCGCCGCGGCGCAGGGGCGCGCGTTGTACTGCTGGACCGTCGACCACTACGAGGACGTGCAGTACTGCCGGGATCTGGGGGTGGCCTGGGTGGCCACGAACCACCCCGGCCGCACCAAGACGTGGTTGCAGAACGGGTTGACGGGGGCGGGCCGCGACTAG
- a CDS encoding histidine phosphatase family protein, with protein MSGRLVLVRHGQTHSNVARRLDTRPPGAELTDLGREQARGFAAALTEPPGLIVHSTATRAVQTATEVHAAIPAAVGGLHEFDGIHEVQVGDLENRSDEAAHDEFNGTYRRWHGGELSLALPGGENGHQVLERYLPVLDRLRRQYLDDDGWHRDIVVVSHGAAIRLVAAVLGGVDGAFAIDHHLANTESVVLAPVAAERWECLRWGAVSPPFHPEPSAVTVRDGGAPMSADPMG; from the coding sequence GTGAGCGGCCGGCTGGTACTGGTCCGGCACGGGCAGACGCACAGCAACGTGGCGCGACGCCTGGACACCCGGCCGCCGGGTGCCGAGCTGACCGACCTCGGGCGCGAGCAGGCCCGCGGCTTCGCGGCCGCCCTGACCGAACCGCCCGGACTGATCGTGCACTCGACGGCGACCCGCGCCGTGCAGACCGCCACCGAGGTCCACGCCGCGATCCCGGCCGCCGTCGGGGGATTGCACGAATTCGACGGTATCCACGAAGTCCAGGTCGGTGACCTGGAGAACCGCAGCGACGAGGCCGCCCACGACGAGTTCAACGGCACCTACCGGCGCTGGCACGGCGGCGAACTGAGCTTGGCGCTGCCCGGCGGAGAGAACGGCCACCAGGTACTGGAACGCTATCTGCCGGTCCTCGACCGGCTTCGCCGGCAGTACCTCGACGACGACGGGTGGCACCGCGACATCGTCGTGGTCAGCCACGGCGCGGCGATCCGGCTGGTGGCGGCGGTACTGGGCGGCGTCGACGGCGCCTTCGCGATCGACCACCACCTGGCCAACACCGAATCAGTGGTGCTGGCCCCGGTCGCCGCGGAGCGGTGGGAGTGCCTGCGGTGGGGCGCGGTGAGCCCGCCGTTTCACCCCGAGCCCAGCGCGGTCACGGTGCGTGACGGTGGAGCGCCGATGTCAGCCGACCCGATGGGCTGA
- a CDS encoding LCP family protein has translation MTDERPPYPGFRRPPAGFPDRREPPPAIRRDPRHQPPPAPPPPAPPPPYRPPPPPRQHRPPPPPPGPARRPAPPRRPAPPPPRPPSAAPPAPPPPAPPQRPAPPPPKRRKPGRLRRVLRVALVCVLLAGVALVGAAFWVDSTMTRVTALTDYPDRPAQGAGTTWLIVGSDSRIGLTPEQQAQLATGGEVGEGRTDTILVVHLPALFSDSTATMVSIPRDSYVEIPGYGSDKINAAFAVGGPQLLAQTVEQATGLRIDHYAEVGFGGFAGLVDAVGGVEMCLSDPITDPLAGIDLPAGCQQLDGQQALGFVRSRATPRADLDRMVHQRLFMAALIHRAASPAVLLNPLRWYPLASAAGATLSVGDGDHVWDLTRLAWALQGDPTTVTVPIGEFTENGSGSIVVWDSDAAQRLFGALASDSPVPGDLLESGTP, from the coding sequence GTGACCGACGAGCGGCCGCCGTATCCGGGGTTTCGCCGACCCCCGGCAGGCTTCCCCGACCGTCGGGAGCCCCCACCGGCGATCCGTCGCGACCCTCGTCACCAGCCGCCGCCTGCGCCTCCGCCGCCTGCGCCTCCGCCGCCGTATCGGCCACCGCCCCCGCCGCGGCAGCACCGGCCACCCCCGCCCCCGCCAGGGCCCGCCCGGCGCCCCGCGCCGCCGCGCCGCCCAGCGCCCCCTCCTCCCCGACCGCCTAGCGCTGCGCCACCTGCTCCCCCACCACCGGCACCCCCGCAGCGACCCGCGCCGCCACCGCCCAAACGTCGCAAACCCGGACGCCTGCGCCGCGTCCTTCGAGTGGCGCTGGTCTGTGTGCTGCTGGCGGGCGTCGCGCTGGTCGGCGCGGCGTTCTGGGTCGATTCGACGATGACGCGCGTCACCGCGCTCACCGACTACCCCGACCGGCCGGCCCAGGGCGCCGGCACCACCTGGCTGATCGTCGGCTCCGACAGCCGCATCGGACTGACCCCCGAGCAACAGGCCCAGTTGGCCACCGGCGGCGAGGTCGGCGAAGGGCGCACCGACACCATCCTCGTGGTGCACCTGCCGGCCCTGTTCTCCGACTCCACGGCCACCATGGTGTCGATTCCCCGCGACTCCTACGTGGAGATCCCGGGCTACGGCAGCGACAAGATCAACGCCGCATTCGCCGTCGGCGGGCCTCAACTGCTGGCGCAGACCGTGGAACAGGCCACCGGCCTGCGCATCGACCATTACGCCGAGGTCGGCTTCGGGGGGTTCGCCGGACTGGTCGACGCGGTGGGTGGCGTCGAGATGTGCCTGAGTGACCCGATCACCGACCCGCTGGCCGGCATCGACCTGCCCGCCGGCTGCCAGCAGCTGGACGGACAACAGGCCCTGGGGTTCGTCCGCAGCCGAGCCACGCCCCGCGCCGACCTCGACCGCATGGTGCATCAACGCCTGTTCATGGCCGCACTAATCCACCGGGCGGCGAGCCCCGCGGTGTTGCTCAATCCGCTGCGCTGGTACCCACTGGCCAGTGCTGCCGGCGCCACGCTCAGTGTCGGCGACGGCGACCACGTCTGGGATCTAACCCGCCTGGCCTGGGCCCTGCAGGGTGACCCGACGACGGTCACGGTGCCGATCGGCGAGTTCACCGAGAACGGCTCGGGGTCGATCGTGGTCTGGGACAGCGACGCCGCGCAGCGGCTGTTCGGCGCCCTCGCCTCGGACTCCCCGGTGCCCGGCGACCTCCTCGAATCGGGAACGCCCTGA
- the pheA gene encoding prephenate dehydratase — protein sequence MPGIAYLGPEGTFTEAALRAIEAQGLIPPAETLDPSPLTPIPTESTVAALAAVRAGDADYAVVPIENSIDGSVSPTLDSLAADAPLQIFAELTLEVSFTIAVRPATTAGDVRTVAAFPVAAAQVKHWLAAHLPKTELVPANSNAAAAKDVAAGQADAAVTTALAAQRYGLQALAGDVVDEANARTRFVLVGAPGRPPKRTGADRTSVVLRLDNAPGALVAAMTELAIRDIDLTRIESRPTRTELGTYMFFLDFVGHIDDDSVAEALRALHRRCADVRYLGSWPTGEVAGAAPPPMDEAAAWLDGLREGHP from the coding sequence GTGCCCGGCATCGCTTATCTCGGCCCCGAAGGAACGTTCACCGAGGCGGCGCTTCGTGCCATCGAGGCGCAGGGCCTGATCCCACCCGCCGAGACGCTCGATCCCTCGCCGCTGACCCCGATACCCACCGAGAGCACCGTCGCCGCGCTGGCCGCAGTGCGTGCCGGCGACGCCGACTACGCCGTCGTGCCGATCGAGAACTCGATCGACGGGTCGGTGTCCCCGACGCTGGACAGCCTCGCCGCTGATGCGCCCCTGCAGATCTTCGCCGAGCTGACACTCGAGGTGTCGTTCACCATCGCGGTGCGGCCCGCCACCACAGCCGGCGACGTGCGGACCGTGGCCGCCTTCCCGGTGGCCGCCGCCCAGGTCAAACACTGGCTTGCTGCCCACCTGCCGAAAACCGAACTCGTACCGGCCAATTCGAACGCCGCCGCCGCCAAGGACGTCGCGGCCGGTCAGGCCGACGCCGCCGTCACGACCGCGCTGGCGGCCCAGCGATACGGGCTGCAGGCCCTGGCCGGCGACGTCGTGGACGAGGCCAACGCGCGCACCCGGTTCGTGCTCGTGGGTGCGCCCGGACGGCCACCGAAGCGCACCGGGGCCGACCGCACCTCCGTCGTGCTACGGCTGGACAACGCGCCCGGGGCGCTGGTCGCGGCGATGACCGAACTGGCCATCCGCGACATCGACCTGACCCGCATCGAATCCCGACCCACCCGCACTGAACTCGGTACCTACATGTTCTTCCTGGATTTCGTCGGACACATCGACGACGACTCGGTCGCCGAAGCGCTGCGTGCACTGCACCGGCGCTGTGCCGACGTCCGCTACCTGGGGTCCTGGCCCACCGGCGAGGTCGCCGGGGCGGCGCCGCCCCCGATGGACGAGGCAGCAGCATGGCTGGACGGGTTACGCGAGGGACACCCGTGA
- a CDS encoding CPBP family intramembrane glutamic endopeptidase → MTGPSDELTEAQRRALRIEIAVVLAVTFALSAYTSLLSLIESVLLGLSGQIVALNPRRSPFDLIDLGLNLASLFQLLAWGALAVYLLWRGGDGPARIGLGRIRWRGDVLGGLGLAALIGVPGLALYQIARILGVNAAVEPAELNDTWWRVAVLLLLSFGNGWAEEIIVVGFLLTRLRQLRVNPWLALLISSLLRGVYHLYQGFGAGLGNVAMGLVFGFVWQRTGRLWPLIIAHTLIDAVAFVGYSLLAGRLGWLQ, encoded by the coding sequence GTGACCGGCCCGAGCGACGAGCTGACCGAGGCGCAGCGACGTGCGCTGCGCATCGAGATCGCCGTCGTCCTGGCGGTCACCTTCGCGCTCAGCGCCTACACGTCGCTGCTGAGCCTGATCGAAAGTGTCCTGTTGGGGCTCTCGGGCCAGATCGTGGCCCTCAACCCACGTCGCTCGCCGTTCGACCTCATCGACCTCGGCCTCAATCTCGCCAGTCTGTTCCAGCTGCTGGCCTGGGGCGCGCTGGCCGTCTACCTGCTGTGGCGTGGCGGCGACGGGCCCGCCCGCATCGGCCTGGGACGGATCCGGTGGCGCGGCGACGTGCTGGGCGGGCTCGGGTTGGCCGCCCTGATCGGAGTGCCGGGGCTGGCGCTCTACCAGATCGCACGCATCCTCGGCGTCAACGCTGCTGTCGAACCGGCCGAGCTCAACGACACCTGGTGGCGTGTCGCGGTGTTGCTGCTGCTGTCGTTCGGCAACGGCTGGGCCGAGGAGATCATCGTCGTCGGGTTCCTGCTCACGCGGCTGCGCCAGCTCCGCGTCAACCCCTGGCTCGCCCTGCTGATCTCGAGCCTGCTGCGCGGCGTCTACCACCTCTATCAGGGGTTCGGCGCCGGGCTGGGCAACGTCGCGATGGGACTGGTGTTCGGCTTCGTCTGGCAGCGCACCGGGCGCCTGTGGCCGCTGATCATCGCCCACACGCTGATCGACGCGGTCGCGTTCGTCGGATATTCCCTGCTGGCAGGCCGGCTGGGCTGGCTTCAGTAG
- a CDS encoding metallopeptidase family protein: MAVRMSPQRFEELVGDALDLIPQQLAAAIDNVVILVADRNAEEPDLLGLYEGVALTERDSFYAGALPDTISIYREALLDVCDSEQQVVDEVAVTVIHEVAHHFGIDDERLHELGWA; this comes from the coding sequence GTGGCCGTGCGGATGAGCCCGCAACGGTTCGAGGAACTGGTCGGTGACGCCCTCGACCTGATCCCGCAGCAGCTGGCCGCGGCGATCGACAACGTGGTGATCCTGGTCGCCGACCGCAACGCCGAGGAGCCCGACCTGTTGGGGCTCTACGAGGGTGTCGCGCTCACCGAGCGGGACTCGTTCTACGCCGGGGCGCTGCCCGACACCATCAGCATCTACCGCGAGGCCTTGCTGGACGTGTGCGACAGCGAGCAGCAGGTGGTCGACGAGGTCGCGGTCACGGTGATCCACGAGGTCGCCCACCACTTCGGCATCGATGACGAGCGCCTGCACGAACTCGGCTGGGCGTGA
- a CDS encoding helix-turn-helix transcriptional regulator: MSNTFAARLNRLFDTVYPPGRGPHTSAEVIAALKAEGVTMSAPYLSQLRSGNRTNPSATTMTALANFFRIKPAYFTDDEYYEKLDKELTLLAGMRDEGVRRIAARTVGLSAEAKQDIVQKVDELRRRENLTD; encoded by the coding sequence ATGAGCAACACGTTCGCCGCTCGCCTCAATCGGCTGTTCGACACCGTCTACCCGCCCGGACGTGGCCCGCACACCTCTGCCGAGGTGATCGCAGCGCTCAAGGCCGAGGGCGTCACGATGTCTGCGCCCTACCTCTCGCAGCTGCGTTCCGGCAACCGAACCAACCCGTCTGCGACGACGATGACGGCGCTTGCCAACTTCTTCCGGATCAAGCCCGCCTACTTCACTGACGACGAGTACTACGAGAAGCTCGACAAGGAGCTCACGCTGCTCGCCGGGATGCGGGACGAAGGCGTTCGCCGAATCGCGGCCCGCACGGTCGGGTTGTCCGCCGAAGCCAAGCAGGACATCGTGCAAAAAGTGGACGAACTGCGCCGCCGGGAGAACCTCACCGATTAG
- the sodN gene encoding superoxide dismutase, Ni, translated as MLHRLFANSEPAHAHCDLYCGVYDPAQAKIEALSCLKTLQKYHDSDDEHFKTRAIIIKEERAELVKHHLMVLWADFFTKDHFEQFPNLHQLFWDGVHGAGDVKKSLDVAVAEKLLATIDEIADIFWQTEKAKGMGVYPPA; from the coding sequence ATGCTGCATCGACTTTTCGCCAACTCAGAACCCGCCCATGCCCACTGCGATCTGTACTGCGGCGTCTACGACCCCGCGCAGGCCAAGATCGAGGCGCTGTCGTGCCTCAAAACGCTGCAGAAGTACCACGACTCGGATGACGAGCACTTCAAGACGCGCGCCATCATCATCAAGGAGGAGCGCGCCGAACTGGTCAAGCACCACCTGATGGTGTTGTGGGCCGACTTCTTCACCAAGGATCACTTCGAGCAGTTCCCGAACCTGCACCAGCTGTTCTGGGACGGCGTGCACGGTGCCGGCGACGTCAAGAAGTCGCTGGACGTGGCCGTCGCCGAGAAGCTGCTCGCCACCATCGACGAGATCGCCGACATCTTCTGGCAGACGGAGAAGGCCAAGGGAATGGGCGTCTACCCGCCCGCCTGA
- a CDS encoding DUF2470 domain-containing protein: protein MAVSAPTSAPTTAERIRSACVRADGAMLAVAGGDPTPTPVHHLLDDGSFVVAAPDDGAPGTVLSAIACAGAAGVPAVLEMTDYAPLALREPVRALVWIRGRLRQVPAGELPALLDRVASTDPNPALLQVNSDNSGIGPGSGRDVRLAILRLQIESVVVADATGAESVPPAALLTARPDPFCAMESCWLQHLEAAHHDVVDRLAARLPSTLRRGRVRPLGLDRYGVRLRIESADGDHDVRLPFTRPVDDVTALSQAIRVLMGCPFLNGLRARGA, encoded by the coding sequence ATGGCTGTTTCCGCACCGACTTCGGCGCCCACCACGGCGGAGCGGATCCGCAGCGCCTGTGTCCGCGCCGACGGGGCGATGCTCGCGGTGGCCGGGGGCGACCCCACCCCCACACCCGTGCACCACCTGCTCGACGACGGCTCGTTCGTGGTCGCGGCGCCCGACGACGGCGCGCCCGGAACCGTCCTCTCCGCCATCGCCTGCGCGGGTGCCGCCGGCGTACCGGCCGTGCTCGAGATGACCGACTACGCGCCGCTTGCGCTGCGCGAACCGGTGCGTGCGCTGGTCTGGATCCGGGGCCGGCTCCGACAGGTGCCGGCCGGTGAGCTGCCCGCGCTGCTGGACCGCGTCGCCAGCACCGACCCGAACCCCGCTCTCCTGCAGGTCAATTCGGACAACTCCGGCATCGGACCCGGATCCGGACGCGACGTCCGGCTCGCGATCCTGCGGCTGCAGATCGAGTCCGTGGTGGTGGCCGATGCCACCGGCGCCGAGTCCGTCCCCCCGGCGGCCCTGCTGACGGCTCGTCCGGATCCGTTCTGCGCCATGGAGTCCTGCTGGCTGCAGCATCTCGAAGCCGCACACCACGACGTGGTGGACCGACTGGCCGCCCGCCTGCCGAGCACATTGCGTCGGGGGCGGGTCCGTCCGCTGGGCCTGGACCGCTACGGCGTCCGGTTGCGCATCGAATCCGCCGACGGGGACCACGACGTCCGCCTGCCGTTCACCCGACCGGTCGACGACGTGACCGCACTCAGCCAGGCGATCCGCGTACTGATGGGCTGTCCGTTCCTCAACGGGCTGCGCGCCCGCGGCGCCTGA
- a CDS encoding DUF4328 domain-containing protein, producing the protein MIQVCSQCGTRWNVRDKQRVWCPRCHGTLLAPSGAAPQSQWGPPAQSGSPQPGPRRTGPLLPAGYRWVAVRPGAPPPPRGRRRDLGPTPRYLSIPRWGLVEHFDTPEEKQVARSGPSAAAVRKVLLATVAVLGAAAFVHLVRYVLLIINRSVLLNPWVAGAATWGGIVVSVLAAFLVVASAVVLTNWLIARRAAAYAHRGQQDPRPTWALRAGCLIPVLNLAWAPTFVIELADVEARHRWLRRPIVVWWLIWVVATAVSAFSTATAFTTDAQGIADNTMATIVAYLFGMAAVLLALQVFLGFERQPVEKPAHRWVMVAAEPPNRKDSRSARAVEPEGQDPAA; encoded by the coding sequence GTGATCCAGGTCTGCTCCCAGTGCGGGACGCGGTGGAACGTCCGTGACAAGCAGCGGGTGTGGTGTCCCCGCTGCCACGGCACGTTGCTTGCGCCGTCGGGTGCCGCACCCCAGTCGCAGTGGGGCCCGCCCGCGCAGTCCGGGTCGCCGCAGCCGGGCCCGCGCCGCACCGGCCCGCTACTGCCCGCCGGCTACCGATGGGTGGCGGTACGTCCCGGCGCACCGCCACCGCCCCGCGGTCGGCGACGCGACCTGGGCCCGACCCCGCGCTATCTGAGCATTCCGCGATGGGGCCTGGTCGAACATTTCGACACCCCCGAAGAGAAGCAGGTGGCGCGATCGGGTCCTTCTGCGGCCGCGGTGCGCAAGGTCTTGCTGGCGACCGTTGCGGTGCTGGGCGCTGCGGCCTTCGTGCACCTGGTGCGCTACGTCCTGCTCATCATCAACCGCAGTGTGCTGTTGAATCCCTGGGTCGCCGGGGCGGCGACGTGGGGCGGCATCGTGGTCAGTGTCCTGGCCGCCTTCCTGGTCGTGGCGAGCGCGGTGGTGTTGACCAATTGGCTCATCGCCCGGCGGGCCGCCGCCTATGCGCACCGCGGTCAGCAGGACCCACGACCGACGTGGGCGCTGCGGGCCGGCTGTCTGATCCCGGTGCTCAACCTGGCCTGGGCGCCGACCTTCGTCATCGAGCTGGCCGACGTGGAAGCCAGGCATCGGTGGCTTCGCCGGCCGATCGTGGTGTGGTGGCTGATCTGGGTGGTTGCCACGGCTGTCTCGGCCTTCTCGACGGCGACCGCGTTCACCACCGACGCCCAGGGAATCGCCGACAACACGATGGCGACCATCGTCGCCTATCTGTTCGGCATGGCCGCGGTGCTGCTGGCGTTGCAGGTCTTCCTCGGTTTCGAACGCCAGCCGGTGGAGAAACCGGCCCACCGGTGGGTCATGGTGGCCGCCGAGCCGCCGAACCGGAAAGACTCCCGTTCCGCGCGTGCGGTTGAGCCCGAAGGGCAGGACCCGGCAGCATAG
- a CDS encoding S24/S26 family peptidase gives MRRNHGWGPTGSGWPLRRFVVAEDSMRPALQPGDGLLAVRLGAPKVGQLRLFRDPRRSTRWLVKRVSAVYGNGRRAIFEFRSDNPDARGAVDSHELGWVSAAGSYVVIWTARAPGGRRH, from the coding sequence ATGCGGCGAAACCATGGGTGGGGTCCCACGGGATCCGGCTGGCCGCTGCGCCGTTTCGTCGTGGCCGAGGACTCGATGCGTCCGGCGCTGCAGCCCGGCGACGGGTTGTTGGCGGTGCGTCTCGGCGCTCCGAAGGTGGGACAGCTGCGGTTGTTCCGCGATCCTCGGCGGTCCACCCGCTGGCTGGTCAAACGGGTCTCGGCGGTCTACGGCAACGGCCGCAGAGCAATCTTCGAGTTCCGGTCCGACAATCCCGACGCGCGCGGCGCGGTCGACTCACACGAACTGGGCTGGGTGTCCGCGGCGGGGTCCTACGTGGTGATCTGGACCGCGCGTGCACCGGGCGGCCGACGGCACTGA
- a CDS encoding rhodanese-like domain-containing protein, whose translation MDDATVPQAAIGDVPTTFDDTVVLLDVREDDEWQRGHAPGAQHIPMGDVPARMAEIDTEARLFVVCHAGGRSQRVAQYLARNGFEPVNVSGGMLSWVEAGRPVVTDDGNAGSV comes from the coding sequence ATGGACGACGCAACGGTGCCCCAGGCAGCAATCGGTGATGTGCCCACGACGTTCGACGACACCGTGGTGCTCCTCGATGTGCGCGAAGACGACGAGTGGCAGCGTGGGCACGCGCCCGGCGCGCAGCACATCCCGATGGGCGACGTGCCGGCCCGTATGGCCGAGATCGACACCGAAGCCCGGTTGTTCGTGGTGTGCCATGCGGGCGGCCGGTCGCAGCGCGTCGCCCAGTACCTGGCCCGGAACGGTTTCGAACCGGTCAACGTCTCCGGTGGCATGCTCAGCTGGGTCGAGGCGGGACGTCCGGTCGTCACCGACGACGGGAATGCCGGGAGTGTGTGA
- a CDS encoding ferritin, with the protein MTNLAVDHTLDSKFHHLLQDQIGSELGASNQYLAIAVYFDGDDLPQLAALFYRQSVEERNHAMMLVQYLLDRDLPAEIPALEPVQNTFAAPREALALALTLERAVTDQISRLAATARDEGDYLGEQFMQWFLQEQVEEVALMTTLLRIAERAGTDLFHLEDFVAREASAPAADPAAPRAAGGAL; encoded by the coding sequence ATGACGAACCTCGCAGTCGACCACACACTGGACTCAAAGTTTCACCACCTCCTGCAGGACCAGATCGGCAGCGAACTCGGCGCGTCCAACCAGTACCTCGCCATCGCCGTCTACTTCGACGGCGACGACCTCCCCCAGCTGGCGGCGCTGTTCTATCGCCAGTCGGTCGAGGAACGCAATCACGCGATGATGCTGGTGCAGTACCTGCTCGACCGTGATCTGCCGGCCGAGATCCCCGCCCTCGAACCGGTTCAGAACACCTTCGCCGCGCCACGGGAGGCCCTCGCGTTGGCACTCACGCTCGAACGCGCGGTCACCGACCAGATCAGCCGCCTCGCGGCCACCGCCCGCGACGAAGGAGATTACCTCGGTGAACAGTTCATGCAGTGGTTCCTGCAGGAACAGGTCGAAGAGGTCGCGCTGATGACGACCCTGCTGCGGATCGCCGAACGGGCCGGGACCGATCTGTTCCACCTCGAGGACTTCGTGGCGCGCGAGGCGTCGGCACCGGCCGCAGATCCCGCCGCCCCGAGAGCAGCCGGCGGAGCGCTCTAG